One Paraburkholderia caffeinilytica DNA segment encodes these proteins:
- a CDS encoding lipocalin-like domain-containing protein, translating to MTERDTELHGCWRLISFTTELQDSNARIQPWGADPNGYLVFGSDGRMMVLVTYRRGAGARDHR from the coding sequence ATGACTGAGCGCGACACTGAACTCCACGGTTGCTGGCGGTTGATTTCTTTTACTACTGAGCTTCAGGATTCAAACGCGCGCATTCAACCTTGGGGCGCCGACCCGAATGGGTACCTTGTCTTTGGCTCTGATGGGCGAATGATGGTGCTGGTTACCTACCGCAGAGGCGCGGGAGCCAGGGACCACAGATGA
- a CDS encoding lipocalin-like domain-containing protein, with protein MAYTGRYRIDKNRFITKIDASWNEAWNGSEQERFYKLDGDMLEVSTAWMPNPLVPGNPIGRAILSFRRE; from the coding sequence ATGGCCTATACAGGCCGGTATCGGATAGACAAGAATAGGTTCATCACAAAGATTGATGCATCCTGGAATGAAGCCTGGAACGGCAGTGAGCAGGAACGATTCTACAAGCTTGATGGAGACATGCTCGAGGTCAGCACGGCCTGGATGCCGAATCCGTTAGTGCCGGGAAATCCAATAGGAAGGGCTATTCTCAGCTTTAGACGCGAGTAA
- a CDS encoding XRE family transcriptional regulator has product MANKHVGSDFDDFLLEEAILEEATATAIKRVIAWQIEQEMKAQHITKTAMAAKMRTSRSALNRLLDETDVSLTLTTLASAASALGKRLKFELSNP; this is encoded by the coding sequence ATGGCAAACAAACACGTCGGAAGTGACTTTGACGACTTCCTCCTCGAGGAGGCAATTCTCGAGGAAGCGACTGCCACGGCGATCAAACGCGTGATCGCATGGCAGATCGAACAAGAAATGAAAGCGCAGCACATCACAAAAACTGCGATGGCTGCCAAAATGAGAACTAGTCGTTCCGCACTTAACCGACTGCTAGACGAGACTGATGTTAGTCTCACCCTTACGACCTTGGCGAGCGCTGCTTCGGCGCTCGGCAAGCGGCTGAAATTCGAGCTTAGCAATCCCTGA
- a CDS encoding flavodoxin family protein has protein sequence MLVTIVYDSGYGHTEKQAQAVAEGIRRVPGAEARLFAVADDEIPWESLAASDAIVFGSPTYNGTISARLKKFMEDSTRPAWIPQTWRNKIAAGFTNSGAQHGDKLNSLVTMALFAAQHGMIWVGLDLFAGRAADEPNRIGGWLGAMAQSDDVSPELSPIASDLQTAVHLGQRVAEVASQFKTGV, from the coding sequence ATGTTGGTAACCATCGTCTACGACAGTGGCTACGGCCATACGGAAAAGCAGGCACAAGCCGTCGCCGAAGGCATTCGTCGCGTGCCGGGTGCCGAAGCCCGATTGTTCGCAGTCGCCGATGACGAAATTCCTTGGGAGAGTCTGGCCGCCAGCGACGCCATCGTCTTCGGTTCGCCCACATACAACGGCACGATCAGCGCCCGCCTCAAGAAGTTCATGGAGGACTCGACACGTCCGGCCTGGATACCGCAAACGTGGCGCAACAAGATCGCTGCCGGCTTCACCAACTCCGGCGCCCAACACGGCGACAAGCTGAACTCGCTGGTGACCATGGCGCTGTTCGCGGCCCAGCACGGCATGATTTGGGTCGGGCTCGATCTGTTCGCCGGACGTGCGGCGGATGAGCCCAACCGCATCGGTGGATGGTTGGGCGCAATGGCACAGTCCGACGATGTATCCCCCGAGCTCTCTCCCATAGCCAGTGATCTGCAAACCGCCGTCCATCTTGGGCAGCGCGTGGCCGAAGTGGCAAGCCAGTTCAAAACCGGCGTCTGA
- a CDS encoding methyltransferase family protein, giving the protein MDDISPQIFIDAVSGYQKTAAVKAAIALDLFTAIENENGELSRITSRVQASERGVRMLCDYLTVHGFLHRGDRLASGTGGREGTCCGGRCRRAPSHE; this is encoded by the coding sequence ATGGACGACATCTCTCCGCAAATCTTCATCGATGCCGTAAGCGGATATCAGAAGACCGCTGCAGTGAAAGCCGCCATAGCGCTCGATCTGTTCACCGCGATCGAGAATGAAAATGGCGAGCTTTCGCGCATAACGAGCCGAGTGCAGGCCTCCGAGCGCGGTGTGCGCATGCTGTGCGATTACCTGACCGTGCACGGGTTTCTGCATCGTGGCGACCGACTGGCAAGCGGTACTGGAGGTCGCGAAGGAACATGCTGCGGCGGCCGGTGTCGGCGCGCACCATCACACGAGTAA
- a CDS encoding type II toxin-antitoxin system RelE/ParE family toxin: protein MKQQPTLVVRFFRTGGGNEPVREWLKELDAAEKKFIGIEIKTVQFGWPIGMPVVRKIRKDLWEVRVALYKRIARVIFTVYDGEMVLLHGFIKKTQTLAKQDIDLAEERLKEILQVRPKRE, encoded by the coding sequence ATGAAGCAACAACCAACCTTGGTGGTGAGGTTTTTTCGTACGGGCGGAGGGAATGAACCGGTCCGTGAATGGCTAAAGGAACTGGACGCGGCAGAGAAGAAGTTCATCGGCATCGAAATCAAAACGGTGCAGTTTGGATGGCCTATCGGGATGCCGGTTGTCCGCAAGATTCGGAAGGATTTGTGGGAAGTACGCGTGGCGCTGTATAAGCGCATCGCACGTGTCATCTTCACCGTATACGACGGTGAAATGGTTCTGCTTCATGGCTTCATCAAAAAGACGCAGACCTTGGCGAAACAGGACATTGACCTCGCCGAAGAACGTTTGAAAGAAATTCTGCAAGTACGTCCGAAACGTGAATAG
- a CDS encoding CBS domain-containing protein, with product MRALDIMTTSVVIATPDMTIHDAARLFVDNRISGMPVVAADGKVVGIVSQGDLLHRVENGTVHGRRRWWLEFLLSSPRGQAARYVKEHGHAVEDVMCEQVISISEDMPLDQIADLMERRHLKRVPVLKDGKLVGIVSRSNLIRALASAAPAVDSASHDDVSLREAIVLEMHGKRWGLPKQGVLVKDGVAHLWGVIESEEEKRAIRIAAEGVPGVKRVEYHLEFPSVIPTL from the coding sequence ATGCGTGCGCTCGACATCATGACTACGTCCGTCGTTATCGCTACACCAGATATGACGATCCACGATGCTGCAAGACTGTTCGTCGACAACCGTATTAGCGGCATGCCGGTGGTCGCTGCGGACGGAAAGGTCGTCGGCATCGTCAGCCAGGGCGACCTGCTGCATCGTGTGGAAAATGGCACCGTCCACGGGAGACGCCGGTGGTGGCTCGAATTCCTGTTGTCATCGCCCCGCGGTCAGGCTGCGAGGTACGTGAAGGAGCACGGTCACGCGGTCGAAGACGTGATGTGCGAACAGGTGATATCGATTTCGGAGGACATGCCGCTCGATCAGATTGCAGACCTCATGGAGCGCCGGCACCTCAAACGCGTGCCAGTGCTCAAAGACGGGAAGCTGGTCGGAATCGTGAGCCGTTCGAACCTGATTCGCGCCCTGGCGAGCGCAGCGCCAGCCGTTGACTCAGCTTCGCACGACGATGTGAGCCTGCGCGAAGCGATCGTCCTGGAAATGCACGGGAAACGCTGGGGATTGCCGAAACAGGGCGTGCTCGTCAAGGACGGCGTCGCGCATCTATGGGGCGTGATTGAATCCGAGGAGGAAAAACGGGCGATCCGGATCGCGGCCGAAGGCGTGCCCGGCGTCAAGCGCGTGGAGTACCACCTGGAGTTTCCGAGCGTGATTCCGACGCTGTAG
- a CDS encoding DUF2867 domain-containing protein, producing MNQPRNTTLTKARAVPMPGNSVLAPLYVGADLLDAFAIRLPAEASDDLEVLARAAFERQAWWIRALTRVRDVVMVTVGVKSSRAVGLAAAAHGPVIGFLPLLSKSATELVVGADDRHLDFRATIQLRADASNGRELLAGTVVHCHNRLGRIYLATIAPFHRVIVRANLERAVRAMRI from the coding sequence ATGAACCAACCCCGGAACACCACCTTGACCAAAGCGCGCGCCGTGCCCATGCCTGGCAACAGCGTGCTAGCGCCGCTTTATGTCGGCGCGGACCTTTTGGATGCCTTCGCAATTCGACTGCCGGCGGAGGCCAGCGATGATCTGGAGGTGTTGGCACGCGCCGCGTTCGAACGGCAGGCGTGGTGGATTCGTGCGCTCACGCGTGTCCGCGATGTTGTGATGGTGACAGTCGGCGTCAAATCGTCTCGCGCTGTCGGTCTTGCCGCAGCGGCGCACGGGCCGGTTATCGGTTTTTTGCCGCTGCTGTCAAAGAGCGCGACGGAGTTGGTAGTGGGCGCGGATGACCGGCATCTCGACTTCCGCGCCACCATCCAACTTCGCGCCGATGCGTCAAATGGACGAGAGCTGCTCGCGGGTACGGTGGTGCATTGCCATAACAGACTGGGGCGAATCTATCTTGCGACGATTGCGCCGTTTCATCGCGTGATTGTGCGGGCAAATCTGGAACGGGCAGTACGAGCAATGAGGATTTAA
- a CDS encoding CPBP family intramembrane glutamic endopeptidase — translation MEQEKNSYQRVLDLYRQAQSKSPGDVSLLLAQCKFIERFAWSEDLSWGEVAGKDLEVCRTALGKEFATDPEAALYLLEHRFGADAVAYGEPLVAKSTGWSTAQRARLHAALSRGYATTKNDTLAGQEAVLAVQLDPANDRLIDAIRYLARTGRARDARKLLAAAPVARTPWQEAVRINTAVEVLPGTEASDEFHRAQRAGLKIDAYTTARVLQRGGDSAAAEAALTADAASHKFESPQNQQLRLDVAFDVGDAKIAADIIRDQYQKTGKATPFAYAYAHLLDLNPAIAARADLLPLAAGLFGMLALYLASPGLLLFPVHYRGTVRQRVGKASTPLFARIGLRHAWWGLGVFSMALYLVTIFRMGTAALSPAGSGVVRIDASNRIAISHLWALFFSALGLAAVGRLIGWREWLGSGRWKWTWTWMLVPVVAYGIYQIPHLLARHDVPHGFAPNSWAVNLAHGAIALGGIPLALLVLSVFVPVIEELVFRGCLLGGLSRHISFGWANVLQAAIFAGMHEDARNFIYLFVMGLIAGWLVRKTKGLSMPILLHAINNAIFVYSVAAA, via the coding sequence GTGGAACAGGAAAAGAACAGCTACCAGCGGGTGCTCGACCTTTATCGTCAGGCCCAGAGCAAAAGCCCCGGCGATGTGTCGCTTCTTCTCGCGCAATGCAAATTCATCGAGCGCTTCGCGTGGTCGGAGGATCTGAGCTGGGGCGAGGTCGCCGGGAAGGACCTGGAAGTTTGTCGCACCGCGCTCGGCAAGGAGTTTGCGACCGATCCCGAAGCGGCACTTTATCTGCTCGAACATCGGTTCGGCGCAGATGCGGTCGCGTATGGCGAGCCGCTCGTCGCCAAGTCGACTGGCTGGAGCACAGCGCAGCGCGCGCGCCTTCATGCCGCGTTGTCACGCGGTTACGCGACCACGAAAAACGACACCCTGGCCGGGCAAGAGGCGGTTCTCGCGGTGCAGCTCGATCCGGCCAATGACCGCCTGATCGACGCGATACGGTACCTGGCGAGAACCGGTCGCGCACGCGATGCCAGAAAGCTGCTGGCGGCGGCACCCGTCGCCAGGACACCATGGCAGGAAGCCGTACGCATCAATACGGCTGTCGAAGTGCTGCCTGGCACGGAAGCGAGCGACGAGTTTCATCGCGCCCAACGCGCAGGACTCAAGATCGACGCCTATACGACCGCGCGTGTATTACAGCGTGGCGGCGATTCGGCAGCCGCGGAAGCGGCTCTGACCGCTGACGCCGCGTCGCATAAATTCGAGTCTCCGCAAAACCAGCAGCTTCGCCTTGATGTTGCATTCGACGTGGGTGACGCGAAGATAGCTGCGGATATTATTCGCGACCAGTACCAGAAGACCGGTAAGGCCACGCCGTTCGCGTATGCGTACGCGCATCTGCTTGACCTCAATCCGGCTATCGCCGCCCGCGCCGATTTGCTCCCACTCGCGGCCGGCCTGTTCGGTATGCTCGCGCTCTATCTTGCATCGCCAGGCCTGTTGCTCTTCCCGGTGCATTACCGTGGTACGGTCCGGCAACGCGTCGGAAAAGCGTCCACACCACTCTTCGCGCGAATAGGTTTGCGGCACGCATGGTGGGGGCTGGGCGTCTTTTCCATGGCGCTCTATCTCGTCACAATCTTTCGCATGGGCACGGCGGCGCTGTCGCCGGCCGGCAGCGGCGTAGTGCGCATCGATGCCTCGAATCGCATTGCGATTTCACATTTGTGGGCACTCTTTTTCAGCGCGCTCGGGCTAGCGGCAGTTGGTCGGCTGATCGGATGGCGCGAATGGCTCGGCAGTGGAAGATGGAAGTGGACGTGGACGTGGATGTTGGTACCTGTCGTCGCGTACGGTATCTATCAGATCCCCCACTTGCTGGCTCGGCACGACGTGCCGCACGGCTTTGCTCCGAACTCGTGGGCGGTGAACCTGGCGCACGGTGCAATCGCGCTCGGCGGCATTCCGCTTGCGCTATTGGTGTTATCAGTGTTCGTGCCAGTAATCGAAGAACTGGTGTTCCGCGGTTGCCTGTTAGGAGGATTGTCGCGCCATATCAGCTTCGGCTGGGCCAATGTGCTGCAGGCTGCGATATTCGCCGGTATGCACGAAGACGCACGCAATTTTATTTACCTGTTCGTCATGGGCTTGATTGCCGGTTGGCTGGTCAGGAAGACGAAGGGGCTGTCGATGCCAATCCTGTTGCACGCGATTAATAACGCGATCTTTGTCTACAGTGTGGCCGCAGCGTAG
- a CDS encoding LysR family transcriptional regulator has protein sequence MDLSQRVRAILSFVQAADAGSFAAAGRVLGITSAAVSKNVASLEKALGVRLMNRTTRTLNLTEEGGAFLRQARVALDALDSAIDTVAAQRVVPSGRVRISTSWAFGREQLMPVLPALLSRYPSLSVAVDFDDRVVDLVRDGYDIGIRGGNIPDSALVSRLVFRLNLVLVASPEYLVHHGVPQTPRELRAHRVIARRFLGGQVAPWSFKMEDGSTTTFDPADAAVLTLSAPESVVQAACDSVGIAQVGVHLAWKHLCSGALKVVLRRYHEPGNYEMVMQYPHRALMAPRVRATLDHLLESFAKDKDLHVPLEALDAYVA, from the coding sequence GTGGACTTATCGCAACGCGTTCGCGCGATTCTTTCCTTTGTTCAGGCAGCAGACGCAGGCAGTTTTGCGGCAGCGGGACGCGTACTCGGCATTACCTCGGCGGCAGTCAGCAAGAATGTCGCCAGCCTCGAGAAAGCTCTGGGTGTGCGGCTGATGAACCGGACAACTCGCACGCTTAATCTCACTGAGGAGGGAGGCGCGTTTCTGCGCCAGGCCCGCGTCGCACTTGATGCGCTCGATTCAGCTATCGATACCGTTGCAGCACAACGTGTAGTGCCGAGCGGGCGCGTCCGTATATCGACGAGCTGGGCCTTCGGGCGCGAGCAATTGATGCCCGTGCTGCCCGCGCTGCTGTCTCGTTACCCTTCGTTGTCTGTCGCCGTCGATTTCGATGACCGAGTGGTCGACCTCGTCCGTGATGGCTACGATATCGGGATCAGAGGCGGCAATATTCCGGATTCCGCCCTGGTATCGCGCCTCGTATTTCGTTTGAACCTGGTGCTGGTCGCATCTCCCGAATACCTTGTGCACCACGGCGTGCCACAGACTCCCCGTGAGCTGCGAGCACACAGGGTTATCGCACGGCGGTTTCTGGGGGGACAAGTTGCTCCATGGAGCTTCAAGATGGAGGACGGCAGTACGACCACATTCGATCCCGCAGACGCGGCGGTGTTGACGTTGTCCGCACCGGAATCGGTGGTTCAGGCTGCATGCGATAGCGTCGGCATTGCGCAGGTCGGCGTCCATCTCGCCTGGAAACACCTGTGTTCCGGCGCGTTAAAGGTCGTGCTTCGTCGCTATCACGAGCCTGGGAACTACGAGATGGTCATGCAGTACCCGCACCGCGCATTGATGGCCCCGCGCGTGCGCGCAACGTTGGATCACCTGCTTGAATCGTTCGCGAAAGACAAGGATCTGCACGTACCCCTGGAGGCGTTGGACGCTTACGTCGCATGA
- a CDS encoding response regulator translates to MHRKPASPDRAIQILIVDDHPIIRDGMTHLLNLQEDLHVCCAAGSAEEALTAMDCQPDMAIVDISLQSDSGLELVRTFRHRYPNLAILVLSMHDESLFAERALRAGANGYLMKLEATEHVISAIREVLAGNIYVSAAMHEKLARALTVPHKTAEGQIANLSEREFEILHLIGLGFSTREIAEKLNRSVKTIEAHQANIKEKLTIRNGKDLMRFAIQWIESR, encoded by the coding sequence ATGCACAGGAAACCCGCTAGCCCAGACCGTGCAATTCAAATCCTGATCGTGGATGACCATCCCATCATCCGTGACGGGATGACGCACTTGCTGAATCTGCAAGAGGATCTGCACGTCTGCTGTGCAGCTGGCAGTGCCGAAGAAGCTCTGACGGCGATGGACTGCCAGCCCGACATGGCCATTGTGGACATCAGTCTGCAATCGGACTCTGGCCTGGAGCTTGTCAGGACCTTCCGTCACCGCTACCCAAATCTGGCGATTCTCGTCCTCAGCATGCATGACGAAAGCCTGTTCGCCGAACGCGCACTAAGGGCCGGGGCCAACGGGTATCTGATGAAACTCGAAGCCACAGAGCACGTCATCAGCGCCATCCGCGAAGTGCTGGCAGGCAATATTTACGTGAGCGCCGCCATGCACGAGAAGCTGGCGCGGGCCCTTACGGTCCCCCACAAAACGGCGGAGGGCCAAATAGCAAACCTTTCAGAACGGGAGTTTGAAATCCTGCACCTGATCGGACTCGGCTTCAGCACCCGCGAAATCGCAGAGAAACTGAATCGGAGCGTGAAGACCATCGAAGCGCACCAGGCCAATATCAAAGAAAAGCTGACTATCCGTAACGGCAAGGACCTGATGCGGTTCGCAATTCAGTGGATCGAGAGCCGATAG
- a CDS encoding MASE1 domain-containing protein, giving the protein MVTIRCNSRFSLFLCTAIVALAYYAGAKIGLAYAVVGGAISLVWPSSGIALVALLARGFAVAPGIAIGSFLANVSGGVPVATAAVIGTGSMVAALTAAILLKRATRFQITLDRINDVLAFIGLAAVMSTAVSALVGTTALLAGGLVSVTGYFAAFLKWWLGDMMGVLVVAPPVFSFLTYSIPVRSVERTIEASALTIATFWVSYVIFGSPQLAGHGYYPAALAIFPFIIWAALRFDHLGTAIATLMVSVVAIWGTTHGTGPFAAESPVDSLVRWCTFANVVAVTGLLLVAARAQERRVYRLLQAAHVELERRVQERTQDLEKANNELKEEMARRRLLEGELIQIGDQQQRLIGRELHDGLGQHLTSLGLYCAALNQKLQAQGHPAAADATTVVGLVKQASLLTRRIAHGLDPVAMEYGGLETALQGLAETARTLNDVDCMLRIAPDVDLLDPLMQINLYRAAQEAVNNALKYCRGHRIWIELERAGGLQTLSISDDGVGIGQEDMGRASGLGLRNLRHRASLLGGSCTVTRNGWGGTTVAINYPLPEGPGHAQETR; this is encoded by the coding sequence ATGGTTACCATCCGGTGCAATTCCAGATTCAGCCTTTTCCTGTGCACCGCCATTGTTGCATTGGCGTATTACGCAGGTGCAAAGATAGGGCTCGCCTATGCGGTGGTGGGCGGCGCAATCTCCCTGGTATGGCCTTCCAGTGGCATCGCTCTTGTTGCGCTGCTCGCGCGGGGTTTCGCAGTTGCCCCGGGAATTGCAATTGGCTCCTTCCTCGCCAACGTGTCGGGGGGCGTACCCGTAGCCACGGCTGCGGTGATTGGCACCGGGTCTATGGTTGCAGCCTTGACGGCAGCCATATTATTGAAACGCGCGACCCGATTCCAGATCACCCTCGACCGCATCAATGACGTGCTGGCCTTCATCGGCCTGGCTGCGGTGATGAGCACGGCAGTCAGTGCGCTGGTTGGCACGACTGCCCTGCTTGCAGGAGGCCTGGTGTCGGTCACCGGGTACTTCGCAGCCTTTCTGAAATGGTGGCTCGGTGACATGATGGGGGTCCTGGTCGTGGCGCCGCCCGTGTTCAGCTTCCTCACGTATTCGATCCCTGTCCGCTCTGTGGAGCGGACTATAGAAGCGAGCGCGCTGACCATTGCGACCTTCTGGGTAAGCTACGTCATCTTCGGCTCCCCACAACTTGCCGGGCACGGCTACTATCCTGCAGCCTTGGCGATTTTCCCGTTCATTATCTGGGCGGCTCTACGTTTCGATCACCTGGGCACCGCCATCGCGACCCTGATGGTCTCGGTCGTGGCCATTTGGGGTACCACCCATGGCACAGGCCCCTTCGCTGCCGAATCTCCAGTGGACAGCCTCGTGAGATGGTGCACATTCGCTAACGTCGTCGCGGTCACCGGACTGCTGCTGGTGGCGGCACGTGCTCAGGAGCGGCGCGTCTACAGGTTGCTGCAGGCAGCCCACGTCGAACTGGAGCGACGCGTCCAGGAGCGGACCCAAGACCTGGAGAAGGCAAACAATGAACTAAAGGAGGAGATGGCGCGACGCCGTCTATTGGAAGGGGAGCTGATTCAGATCGGCGATCAGCAGCAGAGACTCATCGGCCGGGAACTGCACGACGGGCTTGGACAACACCTGACCAGCCTGGGTCTGTACTGCGCTGCCTTGAATCAGAAACTGCAGGCGCAGGGCCATCCAGCTGCCGCCGACGCCACTACCGTTGTCGGATTGGTGAAGCAGGCGTCCTTGTTGACCCGCCGGATTGCCCATGGCCTCGACCCGGTCGCGATGGAATATGGTGGCCTTGAGACCGCACTGCAGGGGCTGGCGGAAACGGCTCGCACGCTCAATGACGTGGATTGCATGCTGCGGATCGCACCAGATGTGGACCTGCTGGATCCGCTGATGCAGATCAACCTCTACCGCGCCGCACAGGAAGCAGTCAACAACGCGTTGAAATATTGCCGCGGCCACCGCATCTGGATCGAGCTGGAGCGGGCAGGCGGTCTGCAAACGCTTTCGATCAGTGACGACGGGGTAGGCATCGGCCAGGAAGACATGGGGCGTGCCTCGGGGCTGGGACTGCGCAACCTGCGTCACCGGGCAAGCCTTCTGGGCGGCTCCTGTACCGTGACCCGCAACGGTTGGGGTGGCACCACGGTCGCAATCAACTATCCGCTACCGGAGGGTCCTGGCCATGCACAGGAAACCCGCTAG
- a CDS encoding SH3 domain-containing protein yields the protein MQKKILIRAIAGGVCLMALSGAAFAQSLAYTNQPVDVYAGPSGEYPVVAEVPPSAQLTVYGCVADYSWCDVGAPGLRGWVYGEYLDYPYQGDEVPIMTYGGQIGLPIVTFSFGTYWDHYYRGRPWYHDRDRWANHPPPMRGGPPPHGGQPSAGGPAMNPRPVMHGGPQPEPQAGYAHGPTQPQPQPGYSHGPAQPPGHMMGGPQGQATVRPGGPSGEHGGAARGGNEDRNHPTDNH from the coding sequence GTGCAAAAGAAAATCCTCATTCGAGCCATCGCGGGAGGCGTTTGCCTGATGGCGCTGTCCGGCGCGGCGTTCGCTCAATCGCTGGCGTATACGAATCAGCCCGTTGACGTTTATGCGGGGCCGTCCGGGGAGTATCCGGTGGTCGCGGAGGTGCCGCCGAGCGCGCAGCTTACGGTATACGGCTGCGTTGCCGATTACAGCTGGTGCGACGTCGGCGCGCCCGGACTGCGCGGTTGGGTCTACGGCGAATATCTCGACTATCCGTACCAGGGTGACGAGGTGCCGATCATGACTTACGGCGGGCAGATCGGGCTGCCGATCGTGACGTTCTCGTTCGGCACCTACTGGGATCACTACTATCGCGGCCGGCCTTGGTATCACGACCGGGACCGGTGGGCGAATCATCCGCCTCCGATGCGGGGCGGTCCGCCGCCGCATGGTGGTCAGCCGTCGGCGGGCGGTCCGGCTATGAACCCAAGGCCGGTCATGCACGGCGGCCCGCAGCCGGAACCCCAGGCGGGGTACGCTCATGGACCGACGCAGCCGCAGCCGCAGCCGGGATATTCGCACGGGCCTGCGCAGCCGCCCGGGCACATGATGGGCGGGCCTCAGGGACAGGCTACCGTGCGCCCGGGCGGCCCGTCCGGTGAGCACGGCGGCGCGGCGCGCGGTGGCAATGAAGACCGCAATCATCCGACGGATAACCATTAG
- the pstS gene encoding phosphate ABC transporter substrate-binding protein PstS — MRTVRTVMAGLLCSLFAAAAYSGDITGAGSTFAAPLYTRWATDYQKSGGSKVIYHGSGSSDGLKQVIADEVDFAGSDAPLTDDELAKNGLRQFPTAIGGVVPVVDLPGIKAGELTLTGQVLAEIFLGKILYWDDPAIARLNPKIRMPNTPIAVVRRQDGSGTTLIWTRYLAQVSPEWKRKVGEGASVHWPLGIGGKGNEGVATYVGYLPGAIGYVAWDFTKQNHLTYTAMINAAGYAVQPGLETFKAAVASADWSGSLYHLPTNQPDRNAWPVMGATYVLLHETPDKPGHDEATLKFFDWAFRHGGETVNALDYVPLPEAVLTKIRSQWPANTGEYIVSKRLVGQ, encoded by the coding sequence ATGAGAACAGTGCGCACAGTAATGGCCGGTCTGCTTTGCAGTCTATTTGCAGCCGCAGCCTATTCCGGCGACATTACCGGAGCGGGCAGCACGTTCGCCGCGCCCCTCTACACCAGGTGGGCCACCGATTATCAAAAGTCGGGCGGAAGCAAGGTGATCTATCACGGTTCGGGTTCGTCCGATGGACTCAAGCAGGTCATCGCCGACGAGGTCGACTTTGCCGGATCGGATGCACCGCTCACCGACGATGAATTGGCTAAAAATGGGTTAAGGCAATTCCCGACGGCCATCGGCGGCGTGGTGCCGGTCGTGGACCTCCCGGGTATCAAGGCGGGCGAACTCACGCTGACTGGGCAGGTACTCGCCGAGATATTTCTCGGCAAGATTCTGTACTGGGACGACCCCGCGATAGCGCGATTGAACCCGAAAATCAGGATGCCCAACACGCCTATCGCCGTCGTGCGTCGACAGGACGGCTCAGGCACGACCCTCATCTGGACGCGTTATCTTGCACAAGTCAGCCCGGAATGGAAGCGCAAGGTCGGCGAAGGCGCCAGCGTGCACTGGCCACTCGGCATTGGCGGCAAAGGAAACGAGGGCGTTGCCACATACGTCGGGTACCTGCCAGGCGCCATTGGCTATGTCGCGTGGGACTTCACGAAACAGAACCATCTAACGTACACGGCCATGATCAATGCCGCGGGCTACGCCGTTCAGCCGGGTCTCGAAACGTTCAAGGCAGCGGTGGCCAGCGCCGACTGGTCCGGTTCGCTCTATCACTTGCCGACCAACCAACCGGACAGGAATGCATGGCCGGTGATGGGCGCTACCTACGTGTTACTTCATGAGACACCCGACAAGCCAGGGCACGACGAAGCAACGTTGAAGTTCTTTGATTGGGCATTCAGGCACGGGGGAGAGACCGTCAATGCCCTGGACTATGTTCCGCTTCCGGAGGCGGTCCTGACGAAAATCCGCTCGCAATGGCCCGCAAACACGGGTGAATACATAGTGAGCAAGCGACTCGTGGGCCAATGA
- a CDS encoding superoxide dismutase, giving the protein MKLLCLDIPLPGASQESYQPHLAEETRHGWQLYKSGIVRDIYFRQDRPGVAIIVECDSVEEARQALCEFPLAKVGLIDWDVIQLGPFLGWEMLFDSARA; this is encoded by the coding sequence ATGAAACTGCTGTGTCTCGACATCCCCCTGCCCGGCGCCAGCCAGGAGAGTTATCAACCTCATCTGGCGGAAGAAACCCGTCACGGCTGGCAGCTCTACAAGAGCGGCATTGTGCGCGACATCTATTTCCGTCAGGACCGTCCGGGTGTCGCGATCATTGTCGAGTGCGACTCGGTGGAAGAAGCGAGGCAAGCCCTGTGTGAGTTCCCGCTCGCCAAGGTCGGGCTCATTGATTGGGACGTCATTCAGCTTGGGCCTTTCCTCGGCTGGGAAATGCTCTTTGATTCCGCTCGCGCATGA